In Sphingobacterium sp. SYP-B4668, the sequence CGATCTCCAAATTCTTTGGATGCAGCCCGAGTGAAGTGTTCTACTGGTGCCTTTGCTCCTGCGTAAGTAGAATAGTACCCTGTATAGGCGGCCAATAATGAGGTCACGATTGTACAGATTTTGCCGTTGTCATTCAGTTGCTTTCCTGCCTCCTGCAAAAAAAAGTACGCTTGCTTTGCATTAACGTCCATCATCGTGTCATATTCTTGCTCCGTTGTTTCGGTAAATGGCTTTTTCAGTACCATCCCTACCGTGTTAATAGCAATGTCTACACCACCAAATACCTCTTTCGCTTGGGTAAATAAATTACGGACGTTCGCTACTTTTGTCAAATCCGCTTGTACCAAAATTGCTTCGCCGCCATTATTTTTAATGTCAGCCAGCGTGTCTTGTGCTGCCGTCTTGGTTGCATCACTGTTATAGTGGACTACTATC encodes:
- a CDS encoding SDR family oxidoreductase; translation: MSRNDFKGKVVLIAGGGKNLGGLLSKSIASKGAKIVVHYNSDATKTAAQDTLADIKNNGGEAILVQADLTKVANVRNLFTQAKEVFGGVDIAINTVGMVLKKPFTETTEQEYDTMMDVNAKQAYFFLQEAGKQLNDNGKICTIVTSLLAAYTGYYSTYAGAKAPVEHFTRAASKEFGDRGISVTAVAPGPMDTPFFYGQESDEAVAYHKSASALGGLTKIEDIAPLVEFLVTDGWWVTGQTIFANGGYTTR